A window of the Euzebyales bacterium genome harbors these coding sequences:
- a CDS encoding MFS transporter, with protein sequence MTTASGATPHRAGFAALLAVTMASSTFAFTTFSVLSGALLDAFRLQRWQLGALVTTAAVVGAVLSPPMGRISDRIGGRNALLVTLGLSGAALAAIALSPVYALVMVAALTAGGAQSMANPATNKLISLHGVDGGRGALTGIKQSGVQVGVFLGGSLLPLGAETIGWRPTLLLAALAPIVGLAFSRRILPTGDDDRIPSGSDDGMDRGTLARSPFLLRLATYGFLMGAGWSAVFTYLPDYGRTALGWDPRIAGLLVSAAGLFGVAGRIGWSWFAEHRSDAPRTLAILAAISVAAVGAIIASSRVPPLLWLGAAALGGSSGSWNSVGMFAVIARLPERAAGAGSGIVMFGFLVGLGVGAPAFGWSVDVTGAYQVGLIAAAVTHLAGLGTALALRRARLGTAVATA encoded by the coding sequence GTGACCACGGCCTCCGGGGCCACACCGCACCGCGCCGGGTTCGCCGCGCTGCTGGCCGTCACGATGGCGTCGTCGACCTTCGCGTTCACGACGTTCTCCGTGCTGTCCGGTGCCCTGCTCGACGCCTTCCGCCTGCAGCGCTGGCAACTGGGCGCGCTGGTGACCACGGCCGCCGTCGTCGGCGCGGTGCTGTCCCCGCCGATGGGTCGCATCAGCGACCGGATCGGTGGCCGCAACGCCCTGCTGGTCACGCTCGGCCTCAGTGGGGCCGCGTTGGCGGCCATCGCGCTGTCACCGGTCTACGCGCTGGTGATGGTCGCGGCGTTGACGGCAGGCGGCGCCCAGTCCATGGCCAACCCTGCGACGAACAAGCTGATCTCGCTGCACGGCGTCGACGGCGGGCGTGGAGCGCTGACCGGGATCAAGCAGTCCGGCGTGCAGGTCGGCGTGTTCCTCGGCGGATCGCTGCTGCCGCTCGGCGCCGAGACGATCGGGTGGCGTCCGACGCTGCTCCTCGCCGCGCTGGCGCCGATCGTCGGGTTGGCGTTCAGTCGCCGCATCCTGCCGACAGGCGATGACGACCGCATACCGTCGGGGTCCGACGACGGTATGGACCGGGGCACGCTGGCGCGCTCGCCGTTCCTGCTGCGGCTCGCCACGTACGGGTTCCTGATGGGTGCCGGTTGGTCGGCGGTGTTCACCTACCTGCCCGACTACGGTCGCACCGCGCTCGGATGGGATCCCAGGATCGCCGGGCTGCTGGTGTCCGCCGCGGGGCTGTTCGGCGTCGCCGGACGCATCGGCTGGAGCTGGTTCGCCGAGCATCGCAGCGACGCACCGCGCACGCTGGCGATCCTGGCCGCCATCAGCGTCGCGGCCGTCGGCGCGATCATCGCGTCGTCACGGGTGCCGCCGCTGCTGTGGCTCGGCGCCGCCGCACTGGGCGGCAGCTCGGGATCGTGGAACTCGGTCGGCATGTTCGCGGTCATCGCCCGCCTGCCGGAGCGTGCCGCGGGCGCGGGCTCGGGCATCGTGATGTTCGGGTTCCTCGTCGGCCTCGGGGTCGGCGCGCCCGCCTTCGGATGGTCGGTCGACGTGACGGGCGCCTACCAGGTCGGACTGATCGCGGCGGCGGTCACCCACCTGGCCGGCCTCGGGACGGCGCTCGCGCTCCGACGCGCGCGGTTGGGCACAGCGGTTGCCACGGCATGA
- a CDS encoding TrkH family potassium uptake protein, giving the protein MLQRRRSSPARLIALSFLAAIAVGAVLLSLPMSHADGVRVTVLDALFTATSAVCVTGLVVVDTGTAFSRFDQFVIMALFQLGGLGLLTLGTVLTLATGRRLGYGARIRIREQVSATDLGSVLLLVRSIVVLVAVVEGVGAVLLAGPFVRAEGWTAGVFHAVFHSVSAFNNAGFALYADSLSGFASNPLMNATVIGLIVIGGLGFVVIVNLIGHYRPSQRARVTLHTRMAVSITILLVAAAAVTFLLLEWGNPETLQPMAVPDRLQASPFQAVTPRTAGFNTLDYASMNTSTVLFTILLMFIGGNPGSTAGGIKTLTFFVLVIAAWSVIRRRPDISAFNRRIAPGTVVRAGVIGFSGVMVCGAALTLLAITEPDITLSALLFETVSAFGTVGLSLGATADLSPFGRIVIMLLMYLGRIGFMTFALTLVAEHPAREIRYPAEDVVIG; this is encoded by the coding sequence GTGCTTCAGCGCCGGCGATCGTCGCCCGCGCGCCTGATCGCCCTGTCCTTCCTGGCGGCGATCGCCGTCGGCGCCGTGCTGCTGTCACTGCCGATGTCGCACGCTGACGGGGTCCGCGTCACCGTGCTCGACGCGTTGTTCACCGCGACCAGCGCGGTCTGCGTGACCGGCCTCGTCGTGGTCGACACCGGCACCGCGTTCAGCCGCTTCGACCAGTTCGTGATCATGGCGCTGTTCCAACTCGGTGGCCTCGGCCTGCTGACGCTCGGCACGGTGCTGACGCTGGCGACCGGCCGCCGGTTGGGATACGGCGCGCGGATCCGCATCCGGGAGCAGGTCAGCGCCACCGACCTGGGCAGCGTGCTGTTGCTGGTGCGGTCGATCGTCGTGCTGGTCGCCGTCGTGGAAGGCGTCGGCGCCGTGCTGCTGGCCGGCCCGTTCGTCCGCGCGGAGGGTTGGACGGCCGGCGTCTTCCACGCCGTGTTCCACAGCGTCAGCGCGTTCAACAACGCCGGCTTCGCGCTCTACGCCGACAGCCTGTCCGGCTTCGCATCAAACCCGCTGATGAACGCCACCGTGATCGGCCTGATCGTGATCGGCGGGCTCGGGTTCGTGGTGATCGTGAACCTGATCGGGCACTACCGACCGTCACAACGTGCCCGGGTGACGTTGCACACCCGCATGGCCGTCAGCATCACGATCCTCCTGGTCGCGGCTGCCGCCGTGACCTTTCTGCTGCTGGAGTGGGGCAATCCCGAGACGTTGCAGCCAATGGCGGTGCCCGATCGCCTGCAGGCGAGCCCGTTCCAGGCGGTCACGCCGCGCACGGCGGGCTTCAACACGCTCGACTACGCGAGCATGAACACGTCCACGGTGCTGTTCACCATCCTGCTGATGTTCATCGGCGGCAACCCGGGATCGACGGCTGGCGGCATCAAGACGCTGACGTTCTTCGTGCTGGTGATCGCGGCGTGGAGCGTCATTCGTCGCCGTCCGGACATCTCTGCCTTCAACCGGCGGATCGCTCCGGGCACGGTGGTGCGCGCCGGCGTGATCGGCTTCAGCGGTGTGATGGTGTGCGGTGCGGCGTTGACGCTGCTGGCGATCACCGAACCCGACATCACACTGTCCGCGCTGCTGTTCGAGACGGTCTCGGCATTCGGCACCGTCGGGCTGTCGCTGGGCGCGACCGCTGACCTCAGCCCCTTCGGCCGCATCGTTATCATGCTGTTGATGTACCTCGGTCGCATCG